In the Pseudomonadota bacterium genome, ATGTTGGTGACCGGCGGACGCCCCGCGATGGTGCAGCGCAGGTAGAAACCGTACACGTGCATGATCAGGCCAGCGACCGCGATGAAGACGCCTAGACCGTAAAGGCGACGGTTGCCGAGCGCCCCGGCGGCACCGAGAACGAGCACAGCCGCGAGATAGAGCATCCACGCCTTGCCGAACGGGTGAAGGGCGTTGTACTGCACCTCGCGGGCCAGCACCACGGGGTCCGGCCCCGGACCCACCGCGGACAGCTGCGCCGACAGCGCCTGCGAGGCCTTGGTGAACGCTGCCGTGTCACGGGCCGCGTGAGCCGTCACGAGGGACTTCACCGAACCGATGATGGCGGCGCTCTCTCCGGCGTCGAGAGGAGAGGTCGGCCCAATGAGGCTCGACAGCGGATGCCACGGGTTGGCCAGGCTCTGCTTGTCCGGCACCACGGTGAACGCCTCGAGCGTAAGCAGCGACTGGAGCAGGCTCACCCGCGTGGTGAGACGACCGATCTGGCGATCGAGCTCGGTGAGCTCTTCGCTGGCCTGCTGCTTGCGCATCACCTCGCGCGCCTGCTTCTCGAACGTCGGCGTCGACAGGAGCGTGTCGATGGAGGTGTAGCGGGCGTCCGCGGGCAGGCCCAGGGCGGCGCGCACATCCTGACGGGAGACGTCGATGACCATCATCGACGCGGCCTTCTTCGGATCATCGAGCCACGTGAGGATGAGGTCGAGCGGCGCGCGCCCATCGAAGCGCTCTTTCCCCGTTATGGTGAGCACCGACTCCCTGGCAAAGGTGTCGATCGGCTTGATGCGGCCCTGGTTCTGGATGGGAATGACGCGGAGCGCCGCGTCGTCGAGCGCGGGAGAATCGGCGAGAGCGCCCCCCGCCGCCGAGATGAGAAGGGCGAGAACGAGAAGGAGTCGTTTCATGAGACCTCCGAGGACGTCGGCCTGGCGCCTCGCTCTTCAGGCAAGGAGGCCGAGGTGGGTTTCTGACTTCGGTTACGGGGCTGACCGGTGAAGACGTAGAGGGCGATGCCCAGCACGAGGAGGATGGAGCCGGCGTACTTCACAGGAACGCCGGGGTCACGCGCCACCTGAAGGGTGGAGATCTGCGTGCCTCCCTCGCCCTGGGCGAACGAGGCCTGGAAGAAGGTGAGGCCTGCGTACTGCAGCGGTTCGTTCATG is a window encoding:
- a CDS encoding cytochrome C biogenesis protein: MKRLLLVLALLISAAGGALADSPALDDAALRVIPIQNQGRIKPIDTFARESVLTITGKERFDGRAPLDLILTWLDDPKKAASMMVIDVSRQDVRAALGLPADARYTSIDTLLSTPTFEKQAREVMRKQQASEELTELDRQIGRLTTRVSLLQSLLTLEAFTVVPDKQSLANPWHPLSSLIGPTSPLDAGESAAIIGSVKSLVTAHAARDTAAFTKASQALSAQLSAVGPGPDPVVLAREVQYNALHPFGKAWMLYLAAVLVLGAAGALGNRRLYGLGVFIAVAGLIMHVYGFYLRCTIAGRPPVTNMYESVIWVSLGVMVFALLLEAVFRAQALVLPAAVAATICLIVADNVTSILDPAINPLTPVLRSNFWLTIHVLTITLSYGAFLLATAIGHVSLFTYGFHPKDRARQRSLHQQLYKTVQLGVMLLAAGTILGGVWANYSWGRFWGWDPKEVWALIALLGYLAVLHGRYAGWLKDFGFSAGCVVAYCGVLMAWYGVNFVLGAGLHSYGFGDGGQLYVAVGVALDLLYVAVMGLRYRATRMAVAGGEAAE